A genomic window from Salvia hispanica cultivar TCC Black 2014 chromosome 5, UniMelb_Shisp_WGS_1.0, whole genome shotgun sequence includes:
- the LOC125188944 gene encoding uncharacterized protein LOC125188944 isoform X1 encodes MLASTAVSLGSLGSQLLNSPSHNPPKPFLLPLNKPLLKSPNSITSSSFLKSRTSFRTAVAAVDSSDAAVKQAEGEGGSKSYHFVVANAKFMLDEEEHFQELMLERLRLYGERNMEQDFWLVIEPKFLDKFPNITKRLKRPAVALVSTNGPWITFMKLRLDRVLQDSFETDTLEEALASSPIDIEFEKPEKWTAPYAKYEYGWWGPFLPSKTSNV; translated from the exons ATGTTAGCTTCCACTGCAGTAAGTCTTGGCTCACTTGGCAGCCAATTGCTCAATTCTCCCTCCCACAATCCCCCAAAGCCTTTCCTACTTCCACTAAATAAGCCTTTATTAAAATCTCCCAACTCCATCACCAGCAGCAGCTTCTTGAAATCGAGAACTTCCTTCAGAACCGCTGTCGCCGCGGTTGATTCATCCGATGCCGCTGTAAAG CAGGCAGAGGGTGAAGGTGGGAGCAAGAGTTATCACTTTGTTGTGGCGAATGCAAAGTTTATGTTGGATGAGGAGGAGCATTTCCAAGAGCTGATGTTGGAGCGCCTCCGGCTTTATGGGGAGAGGAACATGGAGCAGGATTTCTGGCTTGTGATTGAGCCTAAATTCTTGGACAAATTCCCTAATATTACTAAGAGGCTCAAGAGGCCTGCTGTTGCTCTTGTTTCCACTAATGGCCCTTGGATCAC GTTCATGAAGTTAAGACTAGACCGAGTTCTGCAAGATAGCTTTGAAACTGACACTCTTGAAGAAGCTCTGGCTTCCAGCCCCATTGATATTGAGTTTGAGAAGCCGGAGAAGTGGACAGCTCCTTATGCCAAGTACGAATATGGGTGGTGGGGGCCGTTCCTCCCCTCCAAAACATCAAATGTATGA
- the LOC125188944 gene encoding uncharacterized protein LOC125188944 isoform X2 has protein sequence MLASTAVSLGSLGSQLLNSPSHNPPKPFLLPLNKPLLKSPNSITSSSFLKSRTSFRTAVAAVDSSDAAVKAEGEGGSKSYHFVVANAKFMLDEEEHFQELMLERLRLYGERNMEQDFWLVIEPKFLDKFPNITKRLKRPAVALVSTNGPWITFMKLRLDRVLQDSFETDTLEEALASSPIDIEFEKPEKWTAPYAKYEYGWWGPFLPSKTSNV, from the exons ATGTTAGCTTCCACTGCAGTAAGTCTTGGCTCACTTGGCAGCCAATTGCTCAATTCTCCCTCCCACAATCCCCCAAAGCCTTTCCTACTTCCACTAAATAAGCCTTTATTAAAATCTCCCAACTCCATCACCAGCAGCAGCTTCTTGAAATCGAGAACTTCCTTCAGAACCGCTGTCGCCGCGGTTGATTCATCCGATGCCGCTGTAAAG GCAGAGGGTGAAGGTGGGAGCAAGAGTTATCACTTTGTTGTGGCGAATGCAAAGTTTATGTTGGATGAGGAGGAGCATTTCCAAGAGCTGATGTTGGAGCGCCTCCGGCTTTATGGGGAGAGGAACATGGAGCAGGATTTCTGGCTTGTGATTGAGCCTAAATTCTTGGACAAATTCCCTAATATTACTAAGAGGCTCAAGAGGCCTGCTGTTGCTCTTGTTTCCACTAATGGCCCTTGGATCAC GTTCATGAAGTTAAGACTAGACCGAGTTCTGCAAGATAGCTTTGAAACTGACACTCTTGAAGAAGCTCTGGCTTCCAGCCCCATTGATATTGAGTTTGAGAAGCCGGAGAAGTGGACAGCTCCTTATGCCAAGTACGAATATGGGTGGTGGGGGCCGTTCCTCCCCTCCAAAACATCAAATGTATGA